TCAGTCACACCAGAACATAAATAGGACAGATCCCGTTTTTCTGTTTACTCCTATTTGCTTGTTCACACACCAGCTAACAGGACATAggcacacaggaagtgtgtgtaatCTTTGCCAGAGTTGGTAACGAGTTTTCCAAAGTCAGAGTGAAGGAAAGTGAGCCTGAAGCTACACAGGAGAGGTACTGTTGGGGTAGGGGGGGGACTGGATCCCTTCTGAAACCAGAGCAGGATGGATAAGTTACCAGGGCCTATTTGTGGAGGAGACACAGAGGCTGTGAGACACTGGGATTGTGAGCAATCACAGGCTCATGGGCAGAAGCTTAAAGTCGAGCAGAGGTGCGGGTTTGAAATTTTGGGGAGGTCAATGACCATCAGCTCCTGGAAAAAGAAACTGCTTAACTGACTCaaaaatctgttgtttttttaaattaagaatGCATCATCACCATTTTGTTATCAAgagtatatttttaaaatggtgcgcgtgcgtgcgaggCAGCATGTGATCCCCACGGAGCCAGAGCTATCAGCAATGGAGCTTTGGTGACAAATAATGAACCAAATGCACGTGATTGTAGACGGGAGTGCTGTGGGCTGTGCTGTATATGGAtattaatgaaaataaaaacacacagacattttgAAGCGGTGTGAACCCAACACTTCAGTGGCTGTCAAACTTTTCAGCTTAATTAACGGAGGAGAATCAACAGAAAGGCAACAAAACTAAGGCAGCACTTATGCAGCACATTAGGGTGGTAGAGCTGTAGGAGATCAGGAGCACCTTTCTAAAGGGAAGAAGCAGGCGAAGCCCTGTCAAGAATACCTGTCGGTTTTTTAGAGGAAGGCCTAGGGGGATTTTCAGCAGCAGAATTCATGAGGTAAAAACGCCCCCAGCAAAAAGATGTCAGAATACAGTGGCATGGAAGCACAAGGAAGCACCCAAATTCACTTTACTCTTCAGGTTAAGCTGCTGGCTGGGCAACATTTCACTCAACacaaaatgtgcttttattgggataaacatttcttttaaatagcAGCTAATTATTCAGCCTtagtgaaataataaaaaatgtctATTTTCTTTGATCAGACAGTTTAGCATAGCCAAACCTGTCTGtgcacccccctcccaccccagtGTTGGAATGATGGATCAGAATTTTCCTGCCATTATTTAAATCTGACTCCTTGTGATGAGCTTGAAATACCTGTACCTGGGGCACTtggttttaattacattttttttactttttaacatCACTTTTTAAAGTGGGCCTCCTCTTTTTGGTTGTAATGATTTGTGCTGACAGCCAGGTAGTCTGACTGACGCTAACATTAGAAACTAACATGTGCTTCCATCTTTGTGCAGCTTTTGACAGCGGTTAAGTCAGAGAAAGGTGTGAGCGCAGCTGTGGACCTGTgctgttaccatagcaacaaggCTCTGGAGGCTATCcaggttttctcctcctccgaGGCGCGATCCGCCCTGGAGAACATCGCTTCCGCCATCACCAAATTTTGACCTGGGCTCTCCCTCGACTTCTTCTGAGCACCCGTTGAATGAGAGGAGATCCGACCCGCCAATGAACTTCTTATGAACCAGGGTGAGGACAGCTTTGGATCGGGAAAACAGTCTCACAAATGTGCCTCAATAATAAAAGGAATCGGGGGAAAACtgatcatttttttctgttgattTTTGTACTGTATGTGCCCTTCACCTCCCAGGTGGGGAACAGCTATTGATAAGCTTATCGGCAAAAGTGTGTCCCAGACAGAGCATCGTTTGGATGCTTTGAGGAACTGTCATCTGTAAAGTGTGTCATAAAAGGTAAATGATTCACAGAGCAGCACTTAAGGGACAAAAATGTCTGGTTTTTACAATCACCCAGCTCATTATTCTACACCTCACATGCTGAAATCATCGCTACCGGATGTGCTGCTGTTTGCCAAATTAAATGCCATCTTCAGGCTCGTTTTTACTGGTGaacacagctggaaacatcaaAATCGCCTTGCTGTCCACACAGCAGAGAAGGGAGTCGTGTCACCAACGTTGTCTTGTCACGTCTGTCCCCGTGTTGCTGTAAGCGATCCAACTCAGCCCAGGCGTTGGGGAAAGGTCACACCGGCTCTCCCCTTGGCCCTGGCAACCAGCTCATTGAAGCTCCGCCAAGCAGTAATTATTAATGAAGAGACCTGAGCAAATGGACAGGAAATGCAGAGGTATTGATCAGGCTGGGTGTCCCACTCTGAGTCGCGCAGGCTGGCGCCAGCTCGTTGGCCTGTGGTTTCCCCGGTCGCTGCATGTGGAGGGTGGCGTGTAGTTGTGGGACAGCCAAAGGTGTGAAAGCGGAGCACCACTGGCTGCCTTACACATCTGCACAGCACCTGAAGGACAGCACAGGTAACATCACAAGGACAGATAGCCAGGAGCATTCGCTCATATTAGgattgaccagcaggtggcagtgtttGAATAATTATTCcttacatacagtatattgagTAGTGGATGTTCTAAGGAGAAAGGTTCTTGGTTCCAGCTAAGGGCCACCTATCTACATGGAATCTAAATGTTCTCTATTACGCCATCAGTACGAGTCTAATTATCACTAACTTGTAATGTCGCAATAACACCTGGGAAGAAATGTAAGTTCTCATCTGGGGGGTCTCGTCTCCACTTCTTCTCCTGGTCTGGTTTGTCCTCATTGGGGATTCCTGGGCCCAGTGAGGATACAGCGTGTGGCAGAGATGGCCCCAGGCCTCTCTTGAAATATTAATCCTCGCTCTGAGCAAACATGAGCAAACTTACATGGAAAGTTAAAAGGACAAAACAGGGAAGGAGGCCGGAGCAACAGCCAGAAAGACAAAATGGGGGTTTAATTGCAACTTTCTGCCTCAGCAATGGAACAATTGCGCAGAAATCAAGCTGCTTCTAGTTTCCACTTCAAGAACAAGATTTCCTAATGTGATCAAGTTAACTGTTTAATGTAGAACCGAAATTGTAGCCTTCTTGTTCCCTGAATGACATTGTTCCTGCCAGCATGAATAATTTTGCTATCCCGTTACTTGGCCAGCAAACAAAGAGCAGAATGTGGAAGACCAGCACGAATCTCCCTCTGCTTAATGTCGATACTTGGAGTCTCCAGTATAGCTGCAAAACCGAGCCAGCAACTCAAAATATTCCACTGGGTAATAAAAGGTGACGTAATTACAGCAGCATGTGAGGGATTCTGTTCCACGCAGGTCTTTGGGCTTGGTCAGAACTGATGTTCTGTTAataacacgtgcacgtgcttcGAAAGTTAAGCGGGGGAAAAGACTGGAACACTCGGATGGCTgttaaacaaaaacaagaacataGAGGTTCCAAATTGTAACTTTTGCATATGCATTATCATAGACTTGATGACTACAGTACTATAAACACGCAATGCTTCAGTGACAAATAACAATACACAGTAGAAAAGGAAGAAGGGGACTTCCTGCCAACCCAATGTGGAGACATGAATGAAGCGTCTGTATCAAGTTATAAAATAATTACTTTATTCTCTGTCTTCCGATTAAATTTGAGTTTTGCGCGCAGCTTTGCTGGCAAGGAACCTTCCTCACATGTGCAGTGAGGGCACGACAACGTTCCAACCTGCTTATCGCTGCTATGGCGTTCAGCCACtcatgaaaacaacatgcaaaaTCTGTAAAAGTTGCCAGTGTGACGTGTATGTGACCTGTGGGTGCACCGTGAATAAACTAAAACGCGTACAAATACGAACACACCACCAAGTTTGCTTTTATTACCCGTGTCTGGCCATCCGGTTCCTGCCTGCCTCTCCAGTTCACGCTGGGATGGATCCCTCTGCAGCCTGTCAGCCTATTAGGAATGCATGATGACTGCAGAGAGACATTAGCGATTTCATTTGCCTTCTTCTGAATGACCCATCTGTAAACACCTGTTAATATATATGTGACATTGATGGATGAAAGTCATTCTGCTGTGGTGGAAACAGTGTAAGGATGATTGGGCTCCTCCACGCCGGCGAGCATATTGTCCGGAAATGGCAATTTAACGAGCTCTCCTGGTGTTAAGTGCCGCGTGGCGGCCTCTCGTAGCAAGTGGTCACCTGGCTGACCCTGGGCCGTGCTTCCCCCTGCACGGGCCCTGCTCGCTTCATTGGCTGACAGATCAGACTGCCATGGAGACAGCTCATTAGTCCGGTAATGAGAACCACACCAGCCACACGCTGCCCTGTTATATCATCTTTGTGTCATGATATTTGTGGCTGGGAACAGAACATTGGGTGCTTGCGTGTGCATGAAATAGTCAAACTAAGATAGAATTGTGCTTCATCTGTGACAGAAATCTCCAGAGAAAGCCTATTCATTCCCTTACGTTGGCTGAAGGGCCActtatttcaaattaaaatttcACCCTGCTGCAATCATATGGACAAGCTATCTTCCTAATCAAGTTCATTTCACAGTACTCTATCTTCCAATGTATCTGTGAGTCTTGTAAAAAGAATGGAAACTTGTAGGGAAAAGTTTTTGTGTGTAAAAAGTTTAATAATGCATCCTTAACAGTCTgcatttttttaacttttaaaacatttctcaAAAAGTTTTAAATTTTCCAAAATTAAATACGAGATGGATGGAATTCAAGCCTCAAAAAGATTCCAAATCGAACATGACAAGACTCCTCTTGACAATACATTCAGtatccactagatggcagtataGCACAAATAATCGCTGTCACTGCTACCAACAATttagagagagtgtgtgtgtgtgtgtgtttgtgtgtgtgtgtttgtgtttgtgtggtctttccacaataataaaataaagcaatttGCATAAAGCAATTTGTTCAGGACATAACACACAATACGCAAATATCTTGAGGATAGCGGTATGTCCGGACGTCGGGTGTTCGGAAATCACGAATACACAGTACAATTTAAATAGCATagacattttaataaatgttacCTGTGAAAAATTATAATGGCCGtcaaataaatacacacagtcATAAATTCCTGCAAGTATGTTCAACTCCAAACGAGACCGGATGCAGTAAGTGTTTCCGGTTGTTGTAGCATTTCCTGCATGACAAATTCTGGATTTCAGGATAtatgtgttgttttcttttcgtTTTCTATATTTTTGTGTTGTGTGGAATTtattaagaattttttttttgtttagccCACAGCTGTGCGGAAGTGACACAACAGGCGCGCGCAGCGTCACGTCACGCGAGAAAACAGAAGCCTGctagggaaaaaaacatcaacaacaagAAGAACATTTTGGTAAAGATAAAGCCCGGTGACAGTCTGCAGACATGTCCAGCACGTCGGTAACAATCCCGAACGATTGTTTAGACCCGTGAAGGTGAGCTCCCACCGACGGTCACGGTCATTTAAGGCTTATTCTGGGCAGTGCGGCGACGCGTCCACGGCACGCAAACATCGCCGCGTCATTAAAATTCACTCACCGAAACGTTGCGGTGCTACAGCAACATAACGCTTTAATAACTAAGAAAAGGACTGTGGCCAACGATTGTGTGATAAAGCTGCAGGGATCCCCGATGTTAAGAGGTTCTTGTTGGTGTTTCTTGGAGGAAGAATGAGGAAGTAGCTTAATGAACACTGGAAGAGAGCTAAGACGCAACTTAGCGCACTGTGGGATGTTCTGGGGAGTCATTAGCACAACACAAAGTACTTTATTCGTGCAATAATCACAATTTcaggtgctttttaaaaatggattagTCTCTTTAGGTCATACTGTCTTGATTAATTATCCCCAAGCAGAAGATCTTGCTGTTTGTCAAAGTAGTGTCATACCGTCCATAACACCCAACTATCACTTCATACACTAATATTGGACACTGCAGTAAACATGATTTAAGTGATATTCGGGTAAACACAAGTTATGTGACAGTGTTTTTGCTCTATTATCTGTAGGCTATGAATTCAAGTGAGCATGGAGCTGTTCCAAATGAAGCAATGCTTGAGAAAGGTAACTTGTGCAACATACTGAATCTTTGTGCATCTAAAAGATAGTAAATGGATACAGATAGTAAATGGAGCTCAGTTCTTTGATTCTAAGGTGATCAGCAAAGAGAAACACAGCTAAATTGGTTTTTTAAAGAAGGTCCATTTGTATCCTTTTGCATACTATTCTTTAAGATATTGGTTACATGCATACTTTATGTTGAGGAATTTAATAAGGAAGTCAGTGCTGAAACTATGATACGATAATTATGATTTGTGTGTGTTACTACACAAAGCAAAGGCAAACATCTACAGGAggaatttcttttgttttggttttttttagaacaCAAAGATGTCCAGGATTTTAAAGAGGAGCCAGAAGACTTGGCTATTTGTAAGCCAGATGAAGGATTTGGAGGAGGATCCCCCGGAGCCTCTGAGACTGGCAAGCGATCATGCTCAGAGATTGGCCCCCAGACTAACAAATCCACCTGCAGCAAGAGAGTCAAGGTTTCTGGTGAGGTAAGACACGTCTTGTGgttttttgattttgatttcaTAAAATATCAGCATGCAAAGACGTGTATAAACTGATTAAAGTACCTGGTTATAAGGCTTTGTTTCCTGAGGTGGATCATTTAGGTTTTTTACTGtgtaaaatgcaacaaaaacaatTAGCATTGTGTAATTTGAGGGATAATTAACGTTATTTGTGTTTTGTCCAGATGAGACGGCTCCTGGTAGAAGAGGACAGCAGGCACGAGCCGCTGTGTCTCACCACAACTGGAGAAAAGAGGGACTGCGTCCAACAAAAGTCCAGGGTCTCGTACAGAAAGCCTCTTTTCAGCATCTCCCACCGGATCTCAGACAAGAGAAACACGCCTAATTTGGAGCAGCAAGCCGGTCACGGCGGCAGTGAGTTCAACTACAGTGGCATCTTCTCATCCAAGCTCCAAAGTTCGGTGGATAATGGTGCGTGGGACAACTTCTCCCTGGTGGACACGTTGGGTCCGTCTTCGTCACAAGACTCCAGCCTTTATCCGCTGATTGAGAAAATGTTTCTCATCCTCAACACGCTCAATTCCAGCATGACGCAGTTGCACAGCAAAGTGGACTTGTTAACGCTGGAGGTCATGCGAATAAAGAAGCAGATCAAACCGGTCGACTTGGTGACCGAtttccagcctcctcctgaATACCTGCTAACGAGCGATGAGCTGAATCAGCTGAAGGAGCAAACGTCGAGCGCCGGGGAACTGGGCTGCCGCCTTCTCGTGCATCTCTTTCCTGAGCTGTTCAAAGCCCGGGAGTGTTCTCATGAGTGCATGGCCAGCAAGAGAACGCTCGAGTCTCTACATCTACAGCTCATCCGGAACTACGTGGAGGTCTGCTACCCTCCGGTCAAGAACAACGACGTTTGGCAGGAAGAATGCCTCCTTCAGATCAATGACTTATTTAACCGCTTCTGGGCTCAGAGGGATATGGAGAGCGCTCGCATGCTCAGGAAGCAGGCGGCCGCCAGCGCGGGGATAAAGGCGGAGGCTCCTCAAACGTATCACTTTATTAAcgagcaggggcaggaggagcaaaTCTCTGTGGGTCACCAGCAGAGCACGCCGCCAGACCTCCCGTTCAATACGCAAGCCACGGAGGAGCTGGACGAGTTCTCGTCCCCCGAGgactttgttgttttcctgacgCACCGTCTCTTCCCCGAGGTTTTCGAAGAAGGGAAAATGCCGGAAGGCTCCAGCAGTTTCGGCAGCGTGGGGCAGCTAATCTTGGACTCTGAAAAGATGGAAATAATAAGAAAGTACATGGAAGCTAATTTCCCCGACGTGCCTGAAGACAGCTGGCTTCAAATATGCATTCAGCACATGGAGGACGCGCTGGAGGGCGCTCACAGTAACGGGAACGGGAGTGAACCCGATAACAATAACGAGGAGAGCTACGACCTGGTCAACCTTCCAGAGGACGTTTGCGTTATGACGGTCCCAGAAGTGGGAGACTACGAGAGACCTAGCCGCAAGTCGAAAAAGTCTCTCCTCACACCTATGGACTTTGACAATCTGGAGATTCCTCTTCCGGACTTCGGTGTCCCTCAAGAGTACATTTTGTCCAGGGAGCAGCTGAAGAATATCTATGAATGTAGCTTATCTATCGGGAATTTTGCATCCCGGCTGCTGGTGCTAATGTTCCCGGAGCTCTTTACGCACGAGAACACGCGGAAGCAGTACAACTGCAGCGGTTCTCTTGGTAAAAAACAGCTGGACCCCGTTCGGGTGAATCTGATCCGCCATTACGTTCAGCTGGTTTACCCGCAGGCCACCAACGACCGAGTGTGGATGGTGGAATTTGTCGGCAAACTGGACGAAAGGTGCCGGAGACGGGAGACGGAGCAGCGGAGGTCTTACACGCAACAACGCCGAGTGTTCGGCCAAGACTCGGAACAGGACTTCCTCCTGAACCCGCTGCATCCAGACGGCGTGAGAGAAGAAGCCGAGATTCCCTCTTTACCACCggagaagagcagcaaagacTTTTGCAAGATCCCCCTGGACGAGCTGACGGTGTCCACGCCCGAATTCCCCGTCCCTTCCGTCTACCTGCTCTCGGACAGCGAGGTGCGGGAGATCGTCCAGCAGAGCCTCTCCGTGGGGAACTTTGCCGCGCGGCTGCTGGTGCGCCTCTTCCCCGAACTCTTCACGCAGGAGAACCTGCGCCTGCAGTACAACCATTCGGGCGCCTGCAACAAGAAGCAGCTGGACCCCGTGCGGCTGCGACTGATACGTCACTACGTGGAGGCGGTGTATCCTGTGGATAAGATAGAAGAGGTGTGGCACTACGAATGCGTACCGAGCATCGACGAACGCTGCAGGCGGCCAAATCGCAAGAAGTGCGACATTCTTAAGAAGGCCAAAAGGTCGAGCACTGTGTCGTAGATTCAGTACTTCTCACTTAGGAAACACTTTTCATAAAATGATTGCACAGTATATAAGCTGAAACTTTTACAAGCTGTCCAACGTCAAAGGAAACGGAGCTGTTTTTGAGTGTCTTCGGTAATATCTAGTTCTATTTTAACTTTTGACTACAGCAATAATAGTTGGAGCTGTAGTTCTAATATTGGATAGGGTGAAACTGCTTCTATTTATCAGACTGTCATAGCTTATCTAACACTTTGTTCTTAAATGTAGTAGCCTTAAAAACAATAACCACGACAGTAGCTGTTAGCATTGACCGCACCCACGCTATGGAAAAATGAAATCAGTTATTTGAGAGTTTCCCATTGCAGTTAATGATGTAGCATTGTGTCGCCACTGTTTTAATAATAATGTGCTTATGTTAAGCCTTCTTATAGAAGTTTATATTGTAAAGACAATTTAACATGACTACGGATCATGATAAACTATTTCTAATAAAAATCATGATAACAATTGGACTTTTACCACTGTCCCTGCTGTCATTTCATATCTGCAAAAAGAGCCTTTTAACAGTAAGTCGCTCACAAGTTTGGCAGCACCAAACAGCTTAGACAGAACTTTATTCGTATGAACCATTCGGTAAATCGACCTCAATAAAATGATGTGAGAAAAAACAGAGTACCGCAATTtccggactacagagcgcacctgattataagccccataatctaattttagaaagaaaatcaattttgtactaatacaagccgcaccggattttaagccgcaggtatcccacgtagtactatgaaaaattagatcaaaaacattcagtacggtagatgtttttattaccgtaagagacgagtcactgacgagtgacagccACtctttcacttgtatgtttatacagagaccttaaatccaaatttcatcacatcaggattttttaacttttcttttaatttaatccgcttagcaacataaacaaatatattctacgGGTGtctatgctttttttttcaaacggtgtctgtaatgcagctaccttgaaatacacctttgtatcagctacacacaaattacgttgtttatgcttttttactcaagcaatgaacaatctaaaactccccgatggcccacctctaaaatcttctattttcatggcggtggcgattgcttttgccttccgtctgatttgtacagcggaaacaccgtgGCTgcctgttctgtgtgtgttgacccagtcttccagaaggttctcaagctcgggccacctgtgatatttacgtctaaaagcttttgtcatctttttgctttggatcagttcttcaggcggccgtctccaccttctcgccattgattaccgtaatgtatgccaagattacacTCGATTTctttcttcaaccgccagagtgatcgcttttaacttaaaagccgcatcatatccTTTTCTTCTAGTAgtttccacgttgatgagggttagtaaaaatgactgattcacaatagttgtgatagtgcgccacgaaaaaaaacataaataagccacaCCGTAGAATAAGtcacagtgtttaaagtgtaggaaaaaaagtagcggcttatagtccggaaattacggcaGTTAAATACGAGGACTAATCCAGCAGTTAATGCTTCAGATGAAACCTCATCCTTGCCGGAATACGTCATGTGCTTTTGTTCAGCCCAGTCATCAGGAAAAGATTTCCCACTATTGGATCCTCACATGCAGCATTTATTGGGTAAGTCGGGGTggtggggttaaaaaaaaaaaaatccttcaacACCTTTTTCACAATTTCATTCTTGTATGTCTACAACCAATGTGGCGGTAACCTTGAAATCATAATCCAAGATCCACCTTCGGTGACGGAGGCCACACCTCCATCTGCAGGTGTCGTTTTTACGGTCCATAATGGCCAAAACCGCCCTGCTAGCGTTCATGACTTGAAGGCCTCGTCCTTGGGCAGCTCTATGTACTTCCATCGCCTCAGGACAACCCTGTATTTCTCCGTGGACGTCGTCTCACCAAACACCCTGCGGGGGGCGACTCTCATGAGGGCGACGGTGTTGTTTTCACGGTTCTCTGACAGCACCAGGTCTAAAGTGTCCCCTACTTTCACCTGAGTAAagtcaaacaaaaagaaattagGTCTATAAAGTGGACACAGCGAGGAGGTGGAGTTCTGGCGCCGACACTTAcggtttt
Above is a genomic segment from Takifugu rubripes chromosome 2, fTakRub1.2, whole genome shotgun sequence containing:
- the bend3 gene encoding BEN domain-containing protein 3; this encodes MELFQMKQCLRKNTKMSRILKRSQKTWLFVSQMKDLEEDPPEPLRLASDHAQRLAPRLTNPPAARESRFLMRRLLVEEDSRHEPLCLTTTGEKRDCVQQKSRVSYRKPLFSISHRISDKRNTPNLEQQAGHGGSEFNYSGIFSSKLQSSVDNGAWDNFSLVDTLGPSSSQDSSLYPLIEKMFLILNTLNSSMTQLHSKVDLLTLEVMRIKKQIKPVDLVTDFQPPPEYLLTSDELNQLKEQTSSAGELGCRLLVHLFPELFKARECSHECMASKRTLESLHLQLIRNYVEVCYPPVKNNDVWQEECLLQINDLFNRFWAQRDMESARMLRKQAAASAGIKAEAPQTYHFINEQGQEEQISVGHQQSTPPDLPFNTQATEELDEFSSPEDFVVFLTHRLFPEVFEEGKMPEGSSSFGSVGQLILDSEKMEIIRKYMEANFPDVPEDSWLQICIQHMEDALEGAHSNGNGSEPDNNNEESYDLVNLPEDVCVMTVPEVGDYERPSRKSKKSLLTPMDFDNLEIPLPDFGVPQEYILSREQLKNIYECSLSIGNFASRLLVLMFPELFTHENTRKQYNCSGSLGKKQLDPVRVNLIRHYVQLVYPQATNDRVWMVEFVGKLDERCRRRETEQRRSYTQQRRVFGQDSEQDFLLNPLHPDGVREEAEIPSLPPEKSSKDFCKIPLDELTVSTPEFPVPSVYLLSDSEVREIVQQSLSVGNFAARLLVRLFPELFTQENLRLQYNHSGACNKKQLDPVRLRLIRHYVEAVYPVDKIEEVWHYECVPSIDERCRRPNRKKCDILKKAKRSSTVS